The Pseudomonas sp. R4-35-07 nucleotide sequence CCCACCATGGAGCTTCGAACCATGTCATTGCAATGCCCTCGCTGTAACTCACCCAAAATCGCGTCCTTCCACCAAGCCATGAAAATTGCAGCTGCCCTCGGTACGGTCGGCGGCGCAGCACGCGGCGTCAGTGCAGCACTGGCTGGCGGTCAGGCGGGTGCCACCGTCGGCGCAGTCGCCGGCCCGTTCGGCGTCACTCTCGGAGCCGTTTCTGGTGCCATCCTCGGCGGGCTTGTTGGCGGCGCTGGCGGCTGTGCATTAGGCGCTCAACTTGGCGACAAAATTGACCGCCATGTACTCGCTCACAACCTCTGCCTGATCTGCGGGCATCGGTTCAATCTGCCTGCTTAAACCGTTTCCCACTTCTCTCTTTTAGTACGTCCGGACTGTGCCGCGCGATGCGTGGCATTTATGCCGGCTTGCACCCTAAGGAATCGTAATCATGGCTCATCAAGTCGAACAAATGGCTTACGTTGGCGCAACCCCGTGGCATGGCCTCGGCCGTCAACTGACACAGAAACAGCCGATAGAAGTCTGGCAGCGTGAAGCCGGTATGGACTGGCAGATCCAGGAAAGCCCGGTTCACTTCAAGGCCGACGCTATCGGCCATATGGGCAGTATTCATTCATTCCCAGAGCAAAAGGTGCTGTACCGTTCCGACACCAAGGCACCGCTGTCGGTGGTTTCCAACCGCTATCAAATTGTCCAACCGCGTGAGGTGATGGAGTTTTACCGTGACCTGACTGAAGTGTCCGGCTATGAGCTGGAAACCGCTGGAGTGCTCAAAGGCGGTCGTAAGTTCTGGGCATTAGCAAGAACCGGGCAAAACGCCACCTTGAAGGGCAACGATCAGGTTAATGGCTACTTGTTGCTGGCGACCTCGTGTGACGGCACCCTCGCGACCACAGCCACGCCGACCACCGTTCGCGTGGTTTGCAACAACACGTTGAGCATTGCCTTGGATGGTATTCCCCATGCAATCAAGGTCCCACATAACACGCGATTCAATCCTCAGTCGGTGAAAAAGCAACTCGGTATTGCCGTCTCGCAATGGGACGAATTCATGTACCGGATGCGCGTGCTCTCCGAACGCAAAGTTCAGTGGCCTGAGGCGATGAGCTTCTTTATGGAGGTGCTATGTGAGACCCACGCCCATGATCCCATTCCCGACGTACTACCCAACAAACGAGCGCTGGAGAAGGTGCAAAACCTATACGAAGGCAAAGGTCGCGGATCGGTCATGGAGTCTGCTCGCGGCACCGCATGGGGCCTGCTAAACGCAGTAACTGAGTATGTCGATCACGAGCGTCGTGCCAGGAGTTCAGAATACCGGATGGACTCAGCTTGGTTCGGGCAGGGAGCGCAAATCAAGCAACGCGCACTCGACTCGGCTCTTCGACTAGTTGCCTAAAATTGTTTTCGACCAACATGCCTGAGCGATCACCGCTCAGGCATTTTTCCGCCTGAAGGAAAACACGATGAATTTCATACGCTTTGTCGGTCTGCTTTTCATGTTTTTCGGCATTCTGGCCAGCTGCCTGTTGGCAGTAGCGCTAGCTGTTCTAATGGCTCGCTCTTGGCCAATCTTGATTGCAGTGCTGCTGGCGGGTTTGTTATTCGAGTTGATCACGACAGAAGCCGGGGTCGAAGTATCTTTGACCCCATGCTGAAGGTAGGCCCATGGCGCATTGCTGAGCCGCTATTGAGATTCCAGCAGCTCGTCCAGGTATCGCATTAGCTGCACGCGCTCATCTGCATCCAGCTTACTAAACTTGATAAGCAGCTCAGCTTCGTCATCTTCGACCGCGTAAAAATACGCCGCAGGAACACTGAGCACCTCGCTCAGCCGCTCGACCAAATCCGGGGCAGGAACCCGCTTCCCCAACTCGTATCGGTTCATACGGGTGCTTGCAGACATCTCGTCTAAGCCGGCATCAAGTCCTAGTCGTTCTTGCGACAACCCCGCCCTAATACGCGCCTGCTTTATCCGCTTTGCCAGTACTGACATGCACACACCCAATTTCCAAAGGGGCATCGTGCATGCGCAGCTTTTTCCAAATACTACCGTTTTGGTAGTATTCGAATATCATACGAACTCAATCCAACCACCGACAAAACCGAGCGCTCAGATGAAAGTCAAAATCTCGCTGATCAATACAATGCTTTTTGCCGCTTTACAGGCAGGTGTGTCCCTGACAGCTGCCGCCGACCCGAACGTACGTGTATGCGATACGACCCCCACCCCCATGCCCATCCTTGCGATCAAGCACATCGACTGCTCTATCCCCAACTCTCCGTCTTCAGTAAATAGGGCCTACGTCGATCAAAACGGCAACAAAACTTTGCAACGTGTTGATGGAAGGCGAATCGTCAACTGCGACAGCGCAGGGACCTGCGCGCACCGTGGTGAATTCATGGGCAATGCTCCTGAAGGGATCTACGGGATCACAACCGGATGGTATCTGGGCACAGATACGGCGGGAGCGGTCGTGGCTTACAAGGAAGGTACCGGTCCTGGCTACGGTGGAAATCGTTACGAACCACAAGCAACGAAAAAACCATCGTCAAGCCCGGTAGACGTAAGCAAACTTGACGTTGTATGCATGGCAACAGCGGTTTTTAACTGTTCGATCAATGGGCAAGATATAGAAGATCAGGATTTACCTAAATATCTTCCGTTGGTGGATAAAAAGGATGTAAAGAAACAAGGTGGAAACTGCGACTCAGTACCACTTTGCTATGACAACAACATGATGCTCTTGGGCCTGAACAAAGATTTATTTTAAATCCCGTTAATATCACTAGCAACTGGAACCAATATGGACATCAGTGTTTAT carries:
- a CDS encoding helix-turn-helix domain-containing protein, producing MSVLAKRIKQARIRAGLSQERLGLDAGLDEMSASTRMNRYELGKRVPAPDLVERLSEVLSVPAAYFYAVEDDEAELLIKFSKLDADERVQLMRYLDELLESQ
- a CDS encoding DUF932 domain-containing protein, encoding MAHQVEQMAYVGATPWHGLGRQLTQKQPIEVWQREAGMDWQIQESPVHFKADAIGHMGSIHSFPEQKVLYRSDTKAPLSVVSNRYQIVQPREVMEFYRDLTEVSGYELETAGVLKGGRKFWALARTGQNATLKGNDQVNGYLLLATSCDGTLATTATPTTVRVVCNNTLSIALDGIPHAIKVPHNTRFNPQSVKKQLGIAVSQWDEFMYRMRVLSERKVQWPEAMSFFMEVLCETHAHDPIPDVLPNKRALEKVQNLYEGKGRGSVMESARGTAWGLLNAVTEYVDHERRARSSEYRMDSAWFGQGAQIKQRALDSALRLVA